From Anopheles darlingi chromosome 2, idAnoDarlMG_H_01, whole genome shotgun sequence, the proteins below share one genomic window:
- the LOC125951171 gene encoding lipase 1-like: MESVSQVLLVLFAVLHASSAVQSDKIRLQVNSEDGRLTVPELVTKYGYGVEEHPIATDDGYQLILHRVSRGNVRPNATVVLLMHGLLCSSADWVVIGPGNALAYLLADRGYDVWLGNARGNRYSRKHDSLNPKRTEFWRFSWHEIGLYDLPATIDYILERTQQRRLHYVGHSQGTTAFFVMTSMRPEYNEKVIEMQALAPVAFMEHMRSPLLRLMTRFLNTLNVLFNLFGIAEFLPNTPILQEVATHICPPTATTNLCMHLLFLLSGYDPNQLDPTLVPILLGHTPAGAATKQVVHFAQGVRSKRFMHYDYGKLRNLGIYGKMSPPEYNLTQISVPIVMYYGLNDLLAAPQDVHRLAVSLPNLQQLVQVNHDRFNHLDFLLANDVRPLLYEGLIERIATVDKHAVN; encoded by the coding sequence ATGGAGTCGGTCAGTCAGGTGCTACTCGTGCTTTTTGCTGTGCTGCACGCGAGCAGCGCGGTACAATCGGACAAGATAAGACTTCAAGTGAACAGTGAAGATGGACGATTGACCGTTCCAGAATTGGTCACAAAGTACGGGTACGGGGTCGAAGAGCATCCAATTGCGACCGACGATGGTTATCAGTTGATATTGCATCGAGTGAGTAGAGGAAACGTCCGCCCCAATGCGACCgtagtgctgctgatgcacgGATTGCTGTGCAGTTCGGCCGATTGGGTGGTGATCGGTCCGGGAAATGCGCTTGCCTACCTACTGGCCGATCGAGGATACGACGTGTGGCTTGGAAACGCTCGAGGCAATCGCTACTCACGCAAGCACGACAGTCTCAATCCAAAGCGGACCGAATTCTGGAGGTTTTCCTGGCATGAGATCGGTCTGTACGATCTACCGGCTACGATCGACTATATACTCGAGCGGACGCAACAACGTCGCTTGCACTACGTCGGCCACTCTCAGGGAACAACGGCATTCTTCGTGATGACCAGCATGAGACCGGAATACAACGAAAAGGTGATAGAGATGCAGGCACTGGCCCCGGTGGCATTCATGGAGCACATGCGTAGCCCTTTGCTGCGATTGATGACACGGTTTCTGAACACGCTGAACGTCTTGTTTAACCTGTTCGGTATCGCCGAGTTCCTACCGAATACACCTATCCTACAGGAGGTGGCCACTCATATCTGCCCACCGACGGCAACGACTAACCTGTGCATGCACCTACTCTTCCTGCTTTCCGGCTACGATCCTAACCAGCTCGATCCGACATTGGTGCCGATCCTTTTGGGCCATACGCCTGCTGGTGCAGCAACGAAACAGGTGGTACACTTCGCCCAAGGAGTGCGTTCCAAACGGTTCATGCACTATGATTATGGAAAACTGAGGAATCTCGGCATCTACGGGAAAATGTCTCCACCGGAGTACAATCTTACCCAGATCAGCGTACCGATTGTAATGTACTACGGGCTTAACGATTTGCTGGCTGCACCGCAGGATGTCCACAGATTGGCGGTGAGCCTGCCCAATTTACAGCAATTGGTGCAGGTAAACCATGATAGGTTTAATCATTTGGATTTCCTGCTGGCCAACGATGTTCGCCCGTTGCTGTACGAGGGGCTGATCGAACGGATCGCTACGGTTGATAAGCATGCGGTCAATTGA